From one Triticum urartu cultivar G1812 chromosome 3, Tu2.1, whole genome shotgun sequence genomic stretch:
- the LOC125547681 gene encoding NADPH-dependent aldehyde reductase-like protein, chloroplastic: MATSAITSPPAPAATLPLAGRVAIVTGASGGIGRGIATHLSSLGASLVLGYASSSQQADALAAELPRAVAIKADVSDEAGVRSLFDAAETAFGGPAHILVACAGLGIGTYPSLANTATADFDNVFAVNTRGAFLCLREAANRLRRGGGGRIVAVSSTLAATLLPGYGAYAASKAAVEAMVRVAAKELGSAQVTVNCVAPGPVATELFFDGKSEEAVERFRAGHPMGRLGEVGDIAPAVGFLCTDAAEWVNSQVIRVNGGIA; the protein is encoded by the coding sequence ATGGCCACCTCGGCGATCACATCCCCTCCGGCTCCGGCAGCGACGCTGCCCCTGGCGGGCCGCGTggccatcgtcaccggcgcgtcGGGCGGCATCGGGCGCGGCATCGCGACCCACCTGTCGTCCCTCGGCGCCAGCCTGGTCCTCGGGTACGCCTCCAGCTCTCAGCAGGCCGACGCGCTGGCCGCTGAGCTCCCGCGCGCCGTGGCGATCAAGGCCGACGTCTCCGACGAGGCGGGCGTCCGGTCCCTCTTTGACGCCGCAGAGACCGCCTTCGGCGGCCCGGCGCACATCCTGGTGGCCTGCGCGGGCCTGGGCATCGGGACCTACCCGTCGCTCGCCAACACCGCCACGGCGGACTTCGACAACGTGTTCGCGGTGAACACCCGGGGCGCGTTTCTGTGCCTCCGCGAGGCGGCGAACCGGCTGCGGCGCGGGGGCGGGGGCCGGATCGTGGCTGTGTCCTCGACGCTGGCGGCGACGCTGCTCCCTGGCTACGGGGCGTACGCAGCGTCCAAGGCGGCCGTGGAGGCGATGGTGCGGGTGGCCGCGAAGGAGCTCGGGTCGGCGCAGGTGACGGTGAACTGCGTGGCGCCGGGGCCCGTGGCGACGGAGCTCTTCTTCGACGGGAAGAGCGAGGAGGCGGTGGAGAGGTTCAGGGCTGGGCACCCGATGGGGCGGCTTGGGGAGGTGGGCGACATCGCGCCGGCGGTCGGGTTCCTCTGCACTGACGCGGCCGAGTGGGTGAACAGCCAGGTCATTCGGGTCAACGGCGGCATTGCTTAA